A part of Drosophila ananassae strain 14024-0371.13 chromosome 2R, ASM1763931v2, whole genome shotgun sequence genomic DNA contains:
- the LOC6493189 gene encoding protein arginine N-methyltransferase 1, translating into MHGSKNSKQNKSAKKPVKLSLASFHNLFETKTPGNKRENSYKGKMNSQKRENVPIWDSPGSPIKGSCGSDAFLNQVLTAPAVVPPKVLAESSNLPKEPVKKADAKDNPEPKIILLRRPTSVPLRDRPKTKVRPCPRIPTPTRTMAKELEQVDLMTSADFRHDYSAHLENMRTRQQNQQHMHFFSSAFQQNRHLFKGRVILVICCGTGTLALMAARAGAKRVYAVDYSKVTCYAELVVKENHCEDVIKVLNGRMADLMLPEKVDGIVCNWMGHCLLYESEVLEVIAARDRWLKRGGFILPDRGSLFILGSEENLLKNDRCNWWLSVYGFNMKAMRRYALAEPRYAKTSGQKILTLAHRVLELDLMTANKEDIFVDRKIRLKVNREGYLECFLLYFDVEFSFSHTPLRMSCNPCLKSTHKFLWQQTVLFVEHPFVMRSNLHYAGYLKFSPLKPDSFKEMEVRIDFFQCNRYDEDLASDYCLKLVAKKWLMLEHFQTVSEVDGCQEETPGVENF; encoded by the coding sequence ATGCACGGAAGTAAGAatagcaaacaaaacaaatcagCAAAGAAGCCCGTGAAGCTGAGCCTCGCCAGTTTCCACAATCTGTTTGAAACTAAAACACCTGGAAACAAAAGGGAAAATTCCTACAAAGGCAAAATGAATTCCCAAAAACGTGAAAATGTGCCGATATGGGACTCGCCTGGCTCGCCAATAAAGGGCAGTTGTGGCAGTGACGCCTTTCTGAATCAAGTATTAACTGCCCCAGCAGTAGTGCCCCCAAAAGTTCTGGCCGAATCTTCCAATCTACCCAAGGAACCAGTGAAAAAGGCGGATGCCAAAGATAACCCCGAGCCCAAGATAATCCTGCTAAGAAGGCCCACTTCGGTTCCCTTAAGAGATCGCCCCAAAACGAAGGTGCGTCCGTGTCCTCGGATTCCCACTCCTACACGTACGATGGCCAAGGAACTGGAGCAAGTGGATCTCATGACATCGGCGGACTTTCGGCACGACTACTCCGCCCACTTGGAGAACATGCGAACCCGGCAACAGAACCAGCAGCACATGCACTTCTTTTCCTCCGCCTTCCAGCAGAACCGGCATCTTTTCAAGGGACGCGTCATCCTGGTGATTTGTTGTGGAACTGGGACTCTGGCCCTTATGGCCGCCAGAGCCGGCGCCAAGAGGGTGTACGCCGTGGACTATTCCAAGGTCACCTGCTACGCCGAGCTGGTGGTGAAGGAGAATCACTGCGAGGACGTAATCAAGGTTCTGAATGGTCGCATGGCGGACCTGATGCTCCCAGAGAAGGTGGATGGCATCGTTTGCAATTGGATGGGTCACTGTTTGCTCTACGAATCCGAGGTCCTGGAGGTGATAGCCGCTCGCGATCGCTGGCTGAAGAGAGGAGGCTTCATTCTACCGGATAGGGGTTCGCTTTTCATTCTGGGCTCCGAGGAGAATCTGCTGAAGAACGATCGCTGCAACTGGTGGTTGAGCGTCTACGGTTTCAATATGAAGGCCATGCGTCGGTATGCTCTGGCCGAGCCCCGCTACGCGAAAACCTCTGGCCAGAAGATCCTTACCTTGGCACATCGCGTCCTAGAACTGGATCTGATGACGGCCAATAAGGAGGACATCTTCGTGGATCGAAAAATCCGGTTGAAGGTCAACCGAGAGGGGTATCTGGAGTGCTTCCTGCTCTACTTCGACGTGGAGTTTAGCTTCTCGCACACTCCCCTTCGGATGAGCTGCAATCCTTGTCTGAAATCGACCCATAAGTTCCTCTGGCAACAGACCGTCCTCTTTGTCGAGCATCCCTTCGTGATGCGGAGCAATCTCCACTACGCGGGTTACCTCAAGTTTTCGCCCCTCAAACCCGATTCTTTTAAGGAAATGGAAGTCCGAATCGATTTCTTTCAATGCAATAGATATGATGAGGACTTGGCCAGTGACTACTGTCTCAAGTTGGTGGCCAAGAAGTGGTTGATGTTGGAGCACTTCCAGACAGTGAGCGAGGTGGACGGCTGTCAGGAAGAGACACCTGGCGTGGAGAACTTTTAG
- the LOC6493190 gene encoding secreted protein C, translating into MLSVQTAGCAGMERLGVPTRTSLSTPPDDRDQFRRRMRVDALQARELLAVRGETVIRGAGNNQLQHQQQHHLHHSSNSSSGGSGNNKQQHSHQQQQRMTTPSTHSSGGSGSGSGGNRGGTDHQQLNNNSISSNVARGGIEATTLKYGNTGSGSGSGSGSGCYKGDCGNSSSGSTCSSLQSHSNDHHQHYQYQLQQQQTPRCPHHVPLPDSEYGQDRHLQIRSSYQQSEITRSYTKPPPNKTVRDVPEQISAGGCGFSSSSYRLTTLQAASSTYSPSGAAVTASSSSSSKSKPNAISKFFSRISSPKSPPNCSLSSVASSQSASASSVSMSSSASSLASSACVSTSSSASSLAAVPLCPLPVSNAALLKSTACGYGTNPSGAHIYAGLGPSTQLLTSLGTGGATAGAVSSGNCSPERIPTPPLSVSVPIGAGLQPLRSSSSASLPADTTAATATQSSSADHAAPLTTMSRNNSNSSMMSCHCSCNSRNCSHCGAAS; encoded by the exons ATGCTATCGGTACAGACGGCCGGCTGCGCGGGAATGGAGCGGCTCGGCGTTCCGACCCGCACATCGTTAAGCACACCACCTGATGATAG ggATCAGTTTAGACGTAGAATGCGCGTGGATGCGCTCCAGGCACGTGAGCTCCTGGCTGTACGTGGCGAGACTGTGATTCGTGGCGCCGGCAATAACCAACTCcagcatcaacagcaacaccatCTCCatcacagcagcaacagcagcagtggcGGCAGCGGCAACAATAAGCAACAACATTcccaccaacagcaacaacgcATGACAACTCCAAGCACGCACAGCTCcggcggcagtggcagtggcagcggcggCAACCGAGGTGGCACTGACCACCAACAACTGAACAACAATAGTATTAGCAGTAATGTGGCACGCGGTGGTATTGAGGCCACCACCCTCAAATACGGCAACACGGGCAGTGggagtggcagcgggagcggTAGTGGCTGTTACAAGGGCGACTGCGGCAACTCCTCGAGCGGATCCACATGCAGCTCGCTGCAGAGCCACAGCAACGACCACCATCAACATTACCAGTACcagctgcaacagcagcagacgCCTCGCTGCCCGCACCATGTACCACTGCCGGACAGCGAATACGGACAGGATAGGCACCTGCAGATCAGGAGTAGCTATCAG CAATCGGAGATCACCAGGTCGTACACGAAACCGCCGCCAAACAAAACGGTGCGGGATGTGCCCGAGCAGATCTCAGCAGGCGGCTGTGGgttctccagctccagctacCGTCTTACCACGCTCCAGGCCGCCTCCTCAACGTACTCGCCGTCTGGTGCGGCGGTGACCGCATCCTCCTCGTCGTCCAGCAAGTCCAAGCCCAATGCCATATCCAAATTCTTCTCGCGCATCAGCTCACCAAAGTCGCCGCCAAACTGTTCGCTATCCTCGGTGGCGTCCTCTCAGTCAGCCTCCGCCTCCTCCGTGTCCATGTCGTCGTCTGCCTCATCGCTGGCCTCCTCCGCCTGCGTTTCGACCTCCTCATCGGCCTCGTCCCTGGCGGCCGTGCCGCTTTGTCCACTGCCCGTTTCCAATGCCGCGCTGCTAAAGAGCACGGCGTGCGGTTATGGCACCAATCCGAGTGGAGCGCATATCTATGCGGGCCTGGGACCGAGCACTCAGCTGCTGACCAGCTTGGGAACGGGCGGAGCGACGGCGGGAGCGGTGTCGAGTGGAAATTGTAGCCCGGAAAGAATACCCACGCCTCCGCTGTCCGTATCTGTGCCGATTGGAGCTGGCCTACAGCCGCTGAGGAGTAGCAGCAGCGCCAGTCTACCCGCCGATACAACTGCAGCAACAGCCACACAGTCTTCCTCAGCAGATCACGCTGCCCCGCTGACCACGATGAGCCGCAATAATTCCAACTCTAGCATGATGAGCTGCCACTGCAGCTGCAATAGCCGGAATTGCAGTCACTGTGGAGCCGCCTCATAA